The Vulcanisaeta thermophila DNA segment GCCCAAACTTACTCATGCCCACACCAACGATTGCCACACCCCTCATACTCACTATGCCTGCGCAAACCCCTTAATAATTAAGTGGTCTTTATTAATTATCTAGATTATCTAGATCCTCAACTGTAACCCCCACAGAGACCCCTCACAATTTCCAAATCCTCCCTGGTATTCACATTAATGAGCCTGGTGGGTTCGCTGGTCACTAGGGTGACCCAGGGAATTAAACCATCAATGAACTCAACACTCCTCACATAACTAATCCCCGTATACTCACTGACACCGTTCCTCACGTTCATCAGGGTGACCATGGGCATCCTAAGGTATGCACACGCCCTTAGGAATTTAATCACGAACTCCCTGGTTATTAGGGGCATGTCCCCAGGGAGGACGAGGCTTGGGGCCCCGAGGATCCCCAGGGCCTCGAGGAGATCCTCCGCGTAACCCAGGCCCCTGGTTATTACGTAATCAACACCATTACCCAAGGCCCAGTTTATTATTTCCGTGTGGGACTTGGTGGTTACCACGTAGACCCTGCCCAACCCCCTAACGGAATCCACCACTGCCTCTATCATGGGCCTACCGCAAACGTTTATCAGGGGCTTGTTGGGGTTACCCAGCCTTGTGCCCCTCCCACCGGCCATTATCAACACATTCATTGGGCACCATCACTAACCTACTCAGGAGGCTTTAGAAGCCTTGCCAACCTCTCGCGCCTCCACCTGGCGTATTCCATGAGCCCGATGATCACTATTATTATGATCACCAGTATGGCCACCGCTATGAGTATCAACGTGCTTATGGGCACAAACCCCACCCCAGGAATTAACAAACCACTCACGGGTATTACCACGGTCACCGGTATCACCTCACCACTCTCGCTGGCGGTTATCACCACGTCCTTGGTGACAGCAACGCCGAATGATGATGCGTATGCCCTGCAGCTTATACTGCCCGTGCTGGGTATGGGTATTACTGCCGTTAGGTTTCCAAGGCCTGTTTCATTAAATCCCTCGCAGTTGAGACCCACTATTGCGTACTTACCCAGGGGCATCCCGTTTATGCTCTGGGCCGTTACCTCAACCTCCACTGCAGGTATTGTAATCTGCACCTCCTGGGCCAGCGCAGTCCCTGCAATAATCATTAAAAGTGCCAAGCCCATCAATAGGGCTATGGATAAACCCCTCATTACAAATTACAACCTATTACCCTCTTTAATTGCTAACTCACAATATACGATCAAGCCAGGTTCCAGTAATCCCTGAGCATCTCCCTAACCTCCTCAAGGTTCTTCCTGACCCTGGCGAGCACGGTGGGTTCGGTCTCACTGGGCTCCTCACCAACCTCGACCTCCCTGCCCTCCATAGTCCTAACCAGGAGTTCGGAGCCCCTTGCAAGCACATCGTAGTTATACCCACCCTCTAGGACGTAAACAACGCCCCTAACCCTCCCTATTAGGTTTCGTAATTTAGTGAATAATTCACGGTACGTGTTTAGTGTCAACCTAAGGCTCGCTATTCTCTCGAGCATGTGGGCGTCAAAGCCCAGGGAGACCATTATTAAATCCGGCTTGAATTGTTCCGTTATTGGCCAAACCACCGTGTCCAGGGCCTCTATGTAGGCGTCATCACCCGTACCGGGCGGTAGCGGTATATTGACGTTGAAGCCCGCGCCCTCCCCCTCACCAACCTCGTGGATGAAGCCCGTGCCTGGGTAGAGGGTTAGTGGGTCCTGGTGGAGGCTTATGTAGAGTACCCTCGGGTTGCTGTAGAATATTTCCTGGGTCCCATTACCATGGTGAACATCAATATCCAGGATCAGGACCTTCCTAACACCACGCTCCAGCGCGTACCTGGCGCCCACGGCCACGTTGTTAAAGATGCAGAAGCCCTGTGTGGGTGCCATGAGGGCCCTTCCCGAGAAGCCTGCGTGGTGCCCAGGGGGCCTGACCACGGCGTATGCCGAGTCCCACTCACCACTCAATACCCTATCCACACCCCTAATCACGGCGCCCACGGCATTCACAGCGGCCTCGCATGTCCTGGGGCTTACGTATGTGTCCGCGTCTATGAACATGGGGCCCTGCCCACAAGCCCCCTCTATGGTCTCCACATAGAACTCATCATGGACCCTCCTAACCCAGTCCAGGGCGCCCCTAACGGGGCCATCAATAATGGGTCTCAGGGGATTTAGCGCACTCATTATTGCCAGGACCCTCTCGGGATTCTCCACATGCTGCCTGGGCGGCTTGTGCATTAGGAAGGACTCATCATACACAATCCCAATCATCGGTTAACCCACGTTAAGTACCTTATTAACTTATTTGCATAATGCAACACTGGTATGTTTGGTAGGAAGAGGAAGAAGGTGGATCTGGAGGAGTTAATAAGCGAGTTGGCCGGTGATGAGGAGAATGAGGGGACCAGCGGTCGTAAGGCCCTGGTTGATGGTTCGAACTACAGGGACGTTGGTGGCGTTAGGTTTAAGGTGGAGTTTGAGGGTGTTGAGGAGTTGATAAAGGAGATTAGGGCTCTCAGGGAATCCATAGACTCCTTAATCGAGGCCCTCAGGGAAGGAAAACAAACTAAGTGATTGGAGTCCCTGGCATTAAAGTAATTTAAAATCCAGGGCTTAACCACACTGGGTAAATGCAACGTAGGAAGAACACCCTGAACATACTGGACTTGGTGGCTGTGGTTAGGGAGCTAAACTACCTAGTGGGTTCCATACTGGATAAGGCATACCTAATGGGTGACTCATTAATACTCAGGTTCAGGCATGGCGCGGAGAAGCAGTTCCTAATAGCCAACGCCCACAGATTCGGCCTAACTAGCTACGTAAGCGAGCTGGGCGGTGAGGGACTCCTGGGCCTCAGGAGGCTCCTCGAGAACTCCAGACTCAGGGGCTTGGGGCTTATGAACATGGACAGGATTGTGAAGCTGGACCTGGGCGATGGCTCGTTAATCATAGAATTACTGGAGCCCTGGAACGCCATTTACGTGGACAGCGAGGGCACGGTTAGGTGGGCCCTGAGGAATTACAGGGGTAAGGACAGGACAGTGACCCCAGGGCTTAAGTACGTACCACCACCCCAGGTCTTCGTAAGGATAACCGAAAACAATGACTCGGTGATGAACTCCCTACTGAGGTATGATTCATTGATGAGGGCCTTATCGAGGGGCCTCGGGCTTGGTCCAGAGGTGGCGCAGGAGGTGTGCGCCAGGGCATCTCTGGACTGCGCATCCGGCGTGAGTGAGAATGCCCTGGTGAAGGCCCTGAACACAGCGAGGTCCGTCTTCAACGAGGTCTCCCAGGGACCACTGGAACCCACCATTTACTACGTGGGTGGTGAGCCCATTACAGTGACTCCCATTAGGTACGTATCCATAAGCACGGGCGAGGCCAAGTCATACCCAACATTCAACACAGCCGTTGATGAGTACTTCCACATGATTGAGCTTAATGAGTCATTAATGAAAAAGCTGGAGTCGGTGAATAGCGAGATAGCGAGGCTTGAGAGGTCCAGTGAGGAGTTGATGGTTAAGGCTGAGGAATTTAGGAGGGGCGCCAGGGAGTTGAGGCTTAAGGCTGAGACGGTGCTCAATTGGAAGTACGTTATTGAGGAGTTAATGAACACACTAAGGAATTACTGGTACTCGTACAAGGATGAGTTCAGCGAGTTGATTAGGAATATGGAGTACCAGGGGATTAGGGTCGTGGGTTTCGAACCATCGAGGAAGTTGGTTACCCTGGACATAAACGGCATCGTGGTCTCAATACCGCTCAATGGGGATGTTGGGGACTTAATCAACGACTTGTTCAGTAGGGCCAGGGAGCTTGAACGTAAGGCTCAGGGCGCCGAGGATGCACTGAGCCAGTTGAGGGCTAGGATTGAGGAGTTGAGTAGGGCTAGGGATGAGTATAGTAGGGAGCTTAGGGTGAGGGTTACCAAGGTGGTTTATGGTGCCAGGGAGTGGTTTGAGAGGTTTAGGTGGTTCATAACCAGCGGGGGCAAGTTAGTCATTGCCGGTAGGGATGCCACGCAGAATGAGGTGTTGGTTAAGCGATACATGAGGCCCTGGGACATATTCATGCACGCGGACATTCCAGGGGGCTCCGTGGTCATACTAAGGCTGGGCAGGGGTGAGGACCCAAGTGAGGAGGAATTGAGGGAGGCCGCTCAGTACGCCGTGTCCCACTCCAGGGCCTGGGTCATGGGCGTAATGGCGCTGGACGCGTTCTACGTGAGGGGTGAGCAGGTAACCAAGGAGGCGCCCTCAGGCGAGTACCTGGGTAAGGGTAGCTTCATGATCTACGGCAGTAGGGGTTGGGTTAGGGGTGTGGAGCTTAGGTTGGGCGTTGGTGTTAGGCTTGATGAGGTTGATGACACGGTCCTAGTTAGGGTGGTAACCGCACCGCCGAGCGCCATTGCGAGGCTGGCCAATTACTACGCCATAATAAGGCCAGGCGGTACCGACAGGGCTAGGCTGGGTAGGGAGTTGTACGAGGGGTTTGTGAATAAGGACCCACGTGTGGGTAGGGCTCTCAGGATCGATAACATAGTGGAGGCATTACCAGGCCCCTCGGTGGTTGAGGGGGTTTACGAGGGCAGGCCCATGACTTGGAGCGAGGTCAAGGGTTTGGTTGGTGAGTGACTTGGACATAGCCATGCTGAATAGGTGCGTGGAGTTACCCCTGAGGTATGGCACGGTCTACGTGGACTCCATGCTGGGTTGGCTTGTTAGGTGGCTTAGAATGCTTGGTGTGAGCGTTAATTACACGCCCAGCTTCAGCGATGATTACCTGGCTGGGGTTAATGGGTTATTAATAACTAGGGATAGAAACCTATTCAGACTAAGAAGGGGAGAATCACTACTGCTACTGACCATGAACCACGAGCATTGGTTGGCAACGGCAATCCTAGTGCTGGGTGTGGAACCAAGCATAAATGGCGAGAGGAGTCTAT contains these protein-coding regions:
- a CDS encoding histone deacetylase family protein; protein product: MIGIVYDESFLMHKPPRQHVENPERVLAIMSALNPLRPIIDGPVRGALDWVRRVHDEFYVETIEGACGQGPMFIDADTYVSPRTCEAAVNAVGAVIRGVDRVLSGEWDSAYAVVRPPGHHAGFSGRALMAPTQGFCIFNNVAVGARYALERGVRKVLILDIDVHHGNGTQEIFYSNPRVLYISLHQDPLTLYPGTGFIHEVGEGEGAGFNVNIPLPPGTGDDAYIEALDTVVWPITEQFKPDLIMVSLGFDAHMLERIASLRLTLNTYRELFTKLRNLIGRVRGVVYVLEGGYNYDVLARGSELLVRTMEGREVEVGEEPSETEPTVLARVRKNLEEVREMLRDYWNLA
- the rqcH gene encoding ribosome rescue protein RqcH; amino-acid sequence: MQRRKNTLNILDLVAVVRELNYLVGSILDKAYLMGDSLILRFRHGAEKQFLIANAHRFGLTSYVSELGGEGLLGLRRLLENSRLRGLGLMNMDRIVKLDLGDGSLIIELLEPWNAIYVDSEGTVRWALRNYRGKDRTVTPGLKYVPPPQVFVRITENNDSVMNSLLRYDSLMRALSRGLGLGPEVAQEVCARASLDCASGVSENALVKALNTARSVFNEVSQGPLEPTIYYVGGEPITVTPIRYVSISTGEAKSYPTFNTAVDEYFHMIELNESLMKKLESVNSEIARLERSSEELMVKAEEFRRGARELRLKAETVLNWKYVIEELMNTLRNYWYSYKDEFSELIRNMEYQGIRVVGFEPSRKLVTLDINGIVVSIPLNGDVGDLINDLFSRARELERKAQGAEDALSQLRARIEELSRARDEYSRELRVRVTKVVYGAREWFERFRWFITSGGKLVIAGRDATQNEVLVKRYMRPWDIFMHADIPGGSVVILRLGRGEDPSEEELREAAQYAVSHSRAWVMGVMALDAFYVRGEQVTKEAPSGEYLGKGSFMIYGSRGWVRGVELRLGVGVRLDEVDDTVLVRVVTAPPSAIARLANYYAIIRPGGTDRARLGRELYEGFVNKDPRVGRALRIDNIVEALPGPSVVEGVYEGRPMTWSEVKGLVGE
- a CDS encoding NTP transferase domain-containing protein codes for the protein MNVLIMAGGRGTRLGNPNKPLINVCGRPMIEAVVDSVRGLGRVYVVTTKSHTEIINWALGNGVDYVITRGLGYAEDLLEALGILGAPSLVLPGDMPLITREFVIKFLRACAYLRMPMVTLMNVRNGVSEYTGISYVRSVEFIDGLIPWVTLVTSEPTRLINVNTREDLEIVRGLCGGYS
- a CDS encoding Mut7-C RNAse domain-containing protein yields the protein MSDLDIAMLNRCVELPLRYGTVYVDSMLGWLVRWLRMLGVSVNYTPSFSDDYLAGVNGLLITRDRNLFRLRRGESLLLLTMNHEHWLATAILVLGVEPSINGERSLCPMCGSKLVRVGKDVIKNLVPPRVLSTHDEFWLCTGCGRVYWVGSHHGRINAMLSRARELVGKLTVKCVGNTLIIQAGDGDPN